The Sulfurimonas hydrogeniphila genome includes a window with the following:
- a CDS encoding flagellar hook-basal body protein: MQTGYYSSAAGMVTQFNRLDTIANNLANVNTNGFKEDQLIVGDFMRLYKEARDELPNSDNSKEGAAFLNRTMTRAPQIVDSYTDYSVGNMQKSSNSLDFALSREGLFFAVKTPEGIRLTRDGVFTLNDEGKLITKQGYEVLPSDYQKSKEGISFATMDSVIEVDKNGQIFTNVPNSLSLVENKKLFIAQPENIKDLIKEGDNLYKLPNTDSLTSIEQSGAVRQGFVEKSNVNAVKMMTQLIETNRLVGMYQKVMDAQMNDMNRDAIEKLAKKA; encoded by the coding sequence ATGCAAACAGGCTATTACAGTTCTGCTGCCGGGATGGTAACGCAGTTTAACAGACTTGATACCATTGCAAATAATTTGGCAAATGTGAATACAAACGGTTTTAAAGAAGATCAGCTTATTGTCGGTGATTTTATGCGGCTGTATAAAGAGGCCAGAGATGAGCTTCCAAATAGTGACAATTCCAAAGAGGGTGCGGCATTTCTCAACAGAACAATGACACGGGCACCGCAGATAGTAGACTCTTATACTGACTATTCTGTTGGAAATATGCAAAAAAGTTCAAATTCTTTGGATTTTGCACTTTCTCGAGAGGGATTGTTTTTTGCAGTAAAAACCCCCGAGGGCATACGCCTTACCCGTGACGGTGTTTTTACCCTGAATGATGAAGGAAAGCTCATTACCAAACAGGGGTATGAGGTACTTCCAAGTGATTATCAGAAGTCAAAAGAGGGAATCAGTTTTGCGACAATGGACAGTGTTATAGAAGTAGATAAAAATGGGCAGATTTTTACCAATGTTCCAAACAGTCTCTCTCTGGTGGAAAATAAAAAATTATTCATTGCCCAGCCTGAAAACATCAAAGATCTTATCAAAGAGGGTGACAATCTTTATAAACTTCCAAATACAGACTCTTTAACAAGTATTGAACAAAGCGGTGCGGTCAGACAGGGTTTTGTGGAAAAAAGCAATGTAAATGCAGTAAAAATGATGACACAGCTCATAGAAACAAACAGACTCGTAGGAATGTACCAAAAGGTAATGGACGCTCAAATGAATGACATGAACAGAGACGCAATAGAAAAACTTGCGAAAAAAGCATAA
- the rpoD gene encoding RNA polymerase sigma factor RpoD translates to MTAKELNKALETFFEEHKSKDCVTYESLIEFFDKQPTAAQAKNIYKLLQKHKKCIYTSSEHAKKLNDQEAEARRSAQRKMLEDNETDKFDILKEHELLEWSRSDSPVRMYLREMGQIPLLTKEEEIEISKKIEAGESIIIDAICSVPYLIDFILDYKEPLINRERRVKELFKSFEDEKDDGDDDTDDDSAEKTLSVKDKSRVEKVSTSFKALEKAKKDWVKATEKAPENLDGELTEEIVHYYLTVTYKKSVLKEKLLDLGPTSKLINELVKAMETTLKSDEGYDKELKRLEYKLPLFNATLKANHKILVEKIQDLTKEDIANMVPEATMVSTYMEIKKLVQTKEASKNSFDMEPEKLADILEQIKRGKNISEISKTKMAKSNLRLVVSIAKRYTNRGLPFLDLIQEGNIGLMKAVDKFEYQKGYKFSTYATWWIRQAISRAIADQARTIRIPIHMIETINRINKIMRKHLQENGKEPDVDTIAQEVGLSVEKVKNVIKITKEPISLEAPIGSEDDGRFGDFIEDKTSLSPSDAILKDDLRIQIEQVLEQLNEREKAVIKLRFGIMDDESDRTLEEIGKELSVTRERVRQIESSAIKKLKHPKVGRKLKNYIEE, encoded by the coding sequence ATGACAGCAAAAGAACTCAACAAAGCTTTAGAGACCTTTTTTGAAGAGCACAAGTCCAAAGATTGTGTCACTTATGAATCTTTAATCGAATTTTTTGACAAACAGCCTACAGCTGCTCAGGCAAAAAATATTTATAAACTTCTCCAAAAACACAAAAAATGTATTTATACATCCAGCGAACATGCTAAAAAACTAAATGACCAGGAAGCAGAAGCACGCAGAAGCGCCCAGCGAAAAATGCTCGAAGACAATGAGACAGACAAATTTGATATTTTAAAAGAGCATGAACTTCTTGAATGGTCCCGCTCAGATTCTCCTGTTCGTATGTATCTTCGGGAAATGGGACAAATTCCACTTCTGACAAAAGAAGAAGAGATTGAAATCTCCAAGAAAATAGAAGCCGGAGAAAGCATTATTATAGATGCCATATGTTCTGTTCCCTATTTGATAGATTTCATTCTAGACTACAAAGAACCTCTTATCAACCGGGAAAGACGCGTCAAAGAACTCTTTAAAAGTTTTGAAGACGAAAAAGATGACGGAGATGATGATACAGATGATGACTCTGCAGAAAAAACATTGTCTGTAAAAGACAAAAGCAGAGTTGAAAAAGTATCTACAAGTTTCAAAGCTTTGGAAAAAGCGAAAAAAGACTGGGTAAAAGCCACAGAAAAAGCACCTGAAAATCTTGACGGAGAACTTACAGAAGAAATTGTGCATTACTACTTGACTGTAACATATAAAAAATCTGTACTCAAAGAAAAACTTCTTGACCTCGGACCTACTTCAAAGCTGATAAATGAATTGGTAAAAGCAATGGAAACAACACTCAAAAGTGATGAAGGGTACGATAAAGAGTTGAAACGTTTAGAGTACAAACTGCCTCTTTTTAATGCTACATTAAAAGCAAATCATAAAATTTTAGTGGAAAAGATTCAGGATCTGACAAAAGAAGATATTGCCAATATGGTTCCTGAAGCAACAATGGTTTCAACCTATATGGAAATTAAAAAACTGGTACAGACAAAAGAGGCTTCAAAAAACAGCTTTGATATGGAACCGGAAAAACTTGCTGATATTTTAGAGCAGATCAAACGCGGTAAAAATATCTCGGAAATTTCCAAAACAAAAATGGCAAAATCAAACCTGCGTCTTGTAGTTTCCATTGCCAAGCGCTATACCAATCGCGGTTTGCCTTTCCTCGACCTTATCCAGGAAGGAAATATCGGTCTTATGAAAGCAGTTGACAAATTTGAATATCAAAAAGGATACAAATTTTCAACCTACGCAACTTGGTGGATTCGTCAGGCTATTTCCCGTGCTATTGCCGATCAGGCCAGAACAATCCGTATCCCTATTCATATGATTGAAACGATTAACCGTATCAATAAAATTATGCGTAAACACCTGCAGGAAAACGGAAAAGAGCCGGATGTTGATACAATTGCACAGGAAGTCGGCTTATCAGTTGAAAAAGTCAAAAATGTCATCAAAATCACCAAAGAGCCTATCTCTCTTGAAGCTCCTATCGGCAGCGAGGATGATGGCCGTTTTGGGGACTTTATAGAAGATAAAACATCTCTTTCTCCTTCTGATGCAATTTTAAAAGATGACTTGAGAATTCAGATTGAACAGGTTCTTGAGCAGTTAAACGAAAGAGAAAAAGCCGTTATCAAACTCCGTTTCGGAATTATGGATGATGAGAGTGACAGAACACTCGAAGAGATTGGGAAAGAACTCAGTGTAACCCGTGAGCGTGTTCGTCAAATTGAATCAAGTGCCATCAAAAAACTCAAACATCCTAAAGTTGGACGAAAACTCAAAAACTATATCGAAGAATAA
- a CDS encoding AtpZ/AtpI family protein: MSDDTQDKVNSEARENALGQRKPRIKPIVEAADSLSLGISMVVAVLLGVGIGWLLKRWTGIEWLFWVGVFIGVAAAILNIYKAYSKQYKEFEKLAKEDRYAIKKQLEDDEDEDYGEKNY, translated from the coding sequence ATGTCTGATGACACGCAGGATAAGGTGAATAGCGAAGCCAGAGAGAATGCTCTGGGGCAACGCAAACCAAGAATAAAGCCTATTGTAGAGGCAGCAGACAGTCTCTCTTTGGGTATCTCCATGGTTGTGGCGGTACTGTTGGGTGTCGGTATTGGCTGGCTGTTAAAAAGATGGACAGGTATCGAGTGGCTTTTTTGGGTAGGTGTTTTCATTGGCGTTGCAGCAGCAATATTAAATATCTATAAAGCATATTCAAAACAATACAAAGAATTTGAAAAACTGGCAAAAGAAGACAGATATGCGATAAAAAAACAGCTTGAAGATGATGAGGATGAGGATTACGGTGAAAAAAACTATTAG
- the hemL gene encoding glutamate-1-semialdehyde 2,1-aminomutase, which produces MNTEASQKAFEEAQRLIPGGVDSPVRAFKSVGTTPLFITEGKGAYLKDVDGNEYIDYVQSWGPLLFGHRDEAIEAAVIDAVKHGLSFGAPTLAETELAKLVVSFFDSIDKVRFVSSGTEAVMSAIRLARGFTGRDDIVKFTGCYHGHSDALLVEAGSGAATFGNPSSPGVPADFTKHTLLAEYNNIESVKKCFADSDNIACVIIEPIAGNMGLVPADKEFLHALRKLCDEHGTLLLFDEVMSGFRASVHGAESITGVKPDIVTLGKVIGGGMPVGAFGARAEIMAMLSPEGPVYQAGTLSGNPVAMAAGYTALMKLKNNARVIDVLNERAKRLVEGMQRAAAKYNIPMQVDTRGSMFGFFFNDKPVKNFSDAAKSDAELFAKFHTGMLERGHYFACSLYETGFISTAITDEMIEKTVESSDAVFKEITNV; this is translated from the coding sequence ATGAATACAGAGGCATCACAAAAAGCATTTGAAGAGGCACAGCGTTTAATCCCGGGTGGGGTTGATTCACCGGTAAGAGCATTTAAGAGTGTGGGTACAACACCTCTGTTTATCACTGAGGGCAAAGGCGCCTACTTGAAAGATGTAGACGGGAATGAGTATATTGATTATGTCCAAAGTTGGGGACCTTTACTTTTTGGACATCGTGATGAAGCTATAGAAGCTGCTGTTATTGATGCCGTAAAGCATGGTTTGAGCTTTGGCGCACCGACATTGGCAGAGACAGAACTTGCAAAGCTTGTTGTCAGCTTTTTTGACTCAATTGACAAAGTACGTTTTGTAAGCAGTGGAACAGAAGCTGTTATGAGTGCTATTCGTTTGGCACGCGGTTTTACAGGGCGTGATGATATTGTGAAGTTTACAGGATGCTATCACGGACACAGTGATGCTCTTTTGGTCGAAGCGGGAAGCGGTGCGGCGACTTTTGGAAATCCTTCAAGTCCCGGTGTTCCGGCTGACTTTACAAAACACACGCTTTTGGCTGAATATAACAATATAGAGAGTGTCAAAAAATGTTTTGCGGACTCCGACAATATTGCCTGTGTGATTATAGAACCAATTGCAGGCAATATGGGACTTGTCCCGGCTGACAAAGAGTTTTTGCATGCACTCAGAAAGCTTTGTGACGAACACGGTACTCTGCTTTTGTTTGATGAAGTGATGAGCGGATTTCGCGCAAGTGTTCACGGTGCCGAGTCCATAACAGGGGTAAAACCTGACATAGTAACACTCGGAAAGGTGATAGGCGGCGGTATGCCGGTCGGTGCCTTTGGTGCGCGCGCAGAGATAATGGCAATGCTCTCACCTGAAGGTCCTGTATATCAGGCCGGAACTTTAAGCGGCAATCCTGTGGCAATGGCAGCAGGATATACTGCTCTGATGAAACTCAAAAACAATGCAAGAGTGATTGATGTTTTAAACGAAAGAGCCAAAAGACTGGTTGAAGGGATGCAAAGGGCCGCTGCAAAGTACAATATACCTATGCAGGTAGATACAAGAGGTTCAATGTTCGGTTTTTTCTTTAATGACAAACCTGTAAAAAACTTTAGTGATGCAGCAAAGAGTGATGCAGAACTTTTTGCAAAGTTTCATACCGGCATGCTTGAGCGCGGACACTACTTTGCCTGTTCTTTGTATGAAACAGGATTTATTTCCACGGCAATTACCGATGAAATGATAGAAAAGACTGTAGAGTCAAGTGATGCGGTCTTTAAGGAGATTACAAATGTCTGA